Proteins co-encoded in one Afipia sp. P52-10 genomic window:
- the tolQ gene encoding protein TolQ, with amino-acid sequence MNPADVAQSALPVAASADVSLIALFWQAHWIVKGVMLGLIACSVWVWAIAIDKIFMYSRAKRAMDRFEQAFWSGQSIEELYRALSAKPTQSMAALFVAAMREWKRSFESQSRSFAGLQMRIEKVMDVSIAREVDRLERRLLVLATVGSAGPFVGLFGTVWGIMTSFQAIAASKNTSLAVVAPGIAEALFATAIGLIAAIPATIFYNKFTSEVNRQAQRLEGFADEFAAILSRQIDERA; translated from the coding sequence GAATCCAGCCGACGTTGCGCAATCCGCGCTCCCCGTCGCTGCCAGCGCCGACGTATCGCTGATCGCCTTGTTCTGGCAGGCTCACTGGATCGTGAAGGGGGTCATGCTGGGCCTGATCGCCTGTTCGGTCTGGGTTTGGGCGATCGCAATCGACAAGATCTTCATGTATTCGCGCGCGAAGCGTGCGATGGATCGCTTTGAGCAGGCGTTCTGGTCGGGGCAATCGATCGAAGAACTCTATCGCGCGCTGTCGGCGAAGCCGACGCAGTCGATGGCCGCGCTTTTTGTCGCAGCGATGCGCGAGTGGAAGCGCTCGTTCGAGAGCCAGTCGCGCTCGTTCGCAGGCCTGCAGATGCGGATCGAGAAGGTAATGGACGTCTCGATCGCGCGGGAGGTGGATCGGCTGGAGCGCCGCCTGCTGGTGCTGGCAACGGTCGGCTCCGCGGGCCCGTTCGTCGGTCTGTTCGGAACTGTCTGGGGCATCATGACCTCGTTCCAGGCGATTGCCGCATCCAAGAACACGTCGCTGGCGGTGGTCGCTCCGGGTATCGCGGAAGCGCTGTTCGCCACCGCAATCGGCCTTATCGCTGCCATCCCGGCGACTATTTTCTATAATAAGTTCACATCCGAGGTGAACCGGCAGGCCCAGCGGCTTGAGGGTTTTGCGGACGAATTTGCGGCGATCCTGTCACGCCAGATTGATGAACGCGCCTGA
- a CDS encoding N-acyl amino acid synthase FeeM domain-containing protein, which produces MVSAIRANPSLADRGTELLSRVEYRLMQSAEEREQIYRLRYRAYLQEGAIAPNASERIEDKFDNLPNSWIFGLHVEGELASSIRISVATPELPLTPAVDAFPDYLEPELARGKIIVDPNRFVADPLRTKRIPELPYLTVRLGYVACGHFNADIGTATVRAEHQAFYRRVFLQDVWCAPRPYPSLIKPLSLMAAHYPTVRDKIFRRYPYFRSTDEERQRLFGAVAQGTLPMMPPQLEDGALVTLQPRQPII; this is translated from the coding sequence ATGGTGTCTGCTATTCGGGCAAATCCGAGCTTGGCGGATCGAGGAACGGAACTGCTGAGCCGGGTGGAATACCGGCTGATGCAATCCGCGGAAGAGCGCGAACAAATCTACCGGTTACGATATCGGGCTTATCTGCAGGAGGGCGCGATCGCGCCCAATGCTAGCGAGCGGATCGAAGACAAGTTCGACAATCTGCCGAATTCCTGGATTTTCGGGCTTCATGTCGAGGGGGAACTGGCAAGTTCCATCCGTATCAGCGTCGCGACGCCTGAATTGCCCCTGACGCCTGCCGTCGACGCGTTTCCCGATTATCTTGAGCCGGAACTGGCGCGTGGCAAGATCATCGTCGACCCCAACCGCTTCGTGGCCGACCCGCTGCGGACCAAGCGAATTCCCGAATTGCCGTATCTGACCGTGCGGCTCGGATACGTCGCCTGCGGACACTTTAATGCCGATATCGGCACGGCCACGGTGCGGGCCGAACATCAGGCGTTCTATCGCCGTGTATTCCTGCAGGACGTGTGGTGCGCGCCAAGGCCCTATCCCAGCCTGATCAAGCCGCTGTCGCTGATGGCCGCTCATTATCCGACCGTGCGGGACAAGATCTTCCGCCGCTATCCTTATTTCCGTTCGACCGACGAAGAACGGCAGCGGCTGTTCGGGGCAGTCGCGCAAGGCACGCTGCCGATGATGCCGCCGCAACTCGAGGACGGGGCGCTGGTGACGCTGCAGCCGCGCCAGCCGATCATCTAG
- a CDS encoding NADP-dependent oxidoreductase: protein MAKSTEIHLVKRPDGMPRETDFAVHERTVPDARDGEIQIQNLYMSVDPAMRPRLSKGQELNEPIGGPATGRXTQSKNPAFKEGDIVQHRLSFRQHLVSDGKGVTKLTPDPALPLTVYMHVLGNGGFVAYGGLLEIGKLKDGEQVFVSTAAGSVGSIVAQIAKIKGCRVIGSTGSDDKVAWLTSLGLDVVINYKKQPIRDALKQAATKGIDVYFDNVGGDHLNAALPRMNLLGRIPVCGMVSAYNNPGALSAPINTLSNIIYGRVMIRGFTADDFPHLRAKFTEDMTGWLKSGKIKYQETIVDGITNAPRALIGLLNGKNTGKMLVKLAD from the coding sequence ATGGCCAAGAGCACGGAAATCCATCTCGTCAAACGTCCCGACGGCATGCCGCGCGAAACCGATTTCGCGGTGCACGAGCGCACGGTGCCGGATGCCCGCGACGGCGAGATCCAGATCCAGAACCTGTATATGTCGGTCGACCCGGCGATGCGGCCACGCCTCTCCAAGGGCCAGGAGCTGAACGAGCCGATCGGCGGGCCGGCCACCGGGCGGGNGACGCAATCGAAGAACCCGGCGTTCAAGGAGGGCGACATCGTCCAGCACCGGCTGTCGTTCCGCCAGCATCTCGTGTCCGACGGCAAGGGCGTCACCAAGCTGACGCCCGATCCGGCTCTGCCGCTGACCGTCTACATGCATGTGCTCGGCAACGGCGGTTTCGTCGCTTATGGCGGGCTGCTCGAGATCGGCAAGCTGAAGGACGGCGAGCAGGTGTTCGTGTCCACGGCAGCGGGCTCCGTCGGCTCGATCGTGGCCCAGATCGCCAAGATCAAAGGCTGCCGGGTGATCGGCTCGACCGGCTCCGACGACAAGGTGGCCTGGCTGACGTCGCTCGGCCTCGACGTCGTCATCAATTACAAGAAGCAGCCGATCCGCGATGCGCTCAAGCAGGCAGCGACGAAGGGCATCGACGTCTACTTCGACAACGTCGGCGGCGACCATCTCAACGCCGCGCTGCCGCGCATGAACCTGCTCGGGCGCATCCCGGTGTGCGGCATGGTCTCGGCCTATAACAACCCCGGGGCCCTGTCCGCGCCGATCAACACCTTGTCGAACATCATCTATGGCCGCGTGATGATCCGCGGCTTCACCGCCGACGATTTTCCGCACCTGCGCGCTAAGTTCACCGAGGACATGACCGGCTGGCTGAAGAGCGGCAAGATCAAGTACCAGGAAACGATCGTGGATGGCATCACCAACGCTCCCCGCGCACTGATCGGGCTGCTGAATGGCAAAAACACCGGCAAGATGCTGGTCAAGCTCGCGGATTAG
- the tolB gene encoding Tol-Pal system beta propeller repeat protein TolB yields MTTRRDSSLFQTSPSLIITRRQTLALGAGLTALAAGLPRLAGAQTSLKVEGGEIKPIPIAIPNFVPGTPADGEVAAGVTQVITNNLRRSGLFIPIDQAAYLEKITNIDVPPQFQSWRAINAQALVTGRITRQPDGRLKAEFRLWDIFSGQQQTGHQYFTAAEFWRRIAHIISDQVYERLTGEKGYFDTRIVFVDESGAKDRRVKRLAIMDQDGANVRYLTRGEDLVLTPRFSPSTQEITYMAFGQGDPRVLLYNIETGQRETVGNFPGMTFAPRFSPDGQRVIMSLQQGGNANLFVMDLRSKSTTRLTDTPAIDTSPCYSPDGSRICFESDRGGKQQIYVMSAGGGPAQRISFGEGNYSTPVWSPRNDFIAFTKQGGGSFAIGIMKPDGSGERILTSGFHNEGPTFAPNGRVLMFFRDTGAGPALYTVDVTGRNEQRVPTPSFASDPAWSPLLS; encoded by the coding sequence ATGACCACCCGGCGCGATAGCAGCCTCTTTCAGACGTCTCCATCCCTGATCATCACCCGCCGGCAGACGCTGGCACTCGGCGCGGGCCTTACAGCTCTCGCGGCAGGCCTGCCGCGTCTGGCTGGGGCGCAGACTTCGCTGAAGGTCGAGGGCGGCGAGATCAAGCCGATTCCGATCGCCATTCCGAACTTCGTGCCGGGTACGCCGGCCGATGGCGAAGTGGCTGCAGGCGTCACCCAGGTCATTACCAACAACCTGCGCCGGAGCGGCCTGTTCATCCCGATCGACCAGGCGGCCTACCTCGAAAAGATCACCAACATCGACGTGCCGCCGCAATTCCAGAGCTGGCGGGCGATCAATGCCCAGGCGCTGGTAACGGGCCGTATCACCCGTCAGCCGGACGGCCGGCTGAAGGCGGAATTCCGCTTGTGGGACATCTTCTCCGGTCAGCAGCAGACCGGGCATCAATACTTCACGGCTGCGGAGTTCTGGCGCCGCATCGCCCACATCATTTCGGACCAGGTCTACGAGCGCCTGACCGGTGAGAAGGGCTATTTCGACACCCGCATCGTGTTCGTCGATGAAAGCGGCGCCAAGGACCGGCGCGTCAAGCGCCTCGCGATCATGGATCAGGACGGCGCCAACGTGCGCTATCTGACGCGCGGCGAAGACCTGGTGCTGACGCCGCGGTTTTCGCCGTCCACGCAGGAGATTACTTACATGGCGTTCGGCCAGGGGGATCCGCGCGTGCTGCTGTACAACATCGAGACCGGCCAGCGTGAAACGGTCGGCAACTTCCCCGGCATGACGTTCGCACCGCGGTTCTCGCCGGACGGCCAGCGCGTGATCATGAGTCTGCAGCAGGGCGGCAATGCCAACCTGTTCGTGATGGATCTGCGTTCGAAATCAACGACGCGGCTCACCGACACGCCGGCGATCGACACTTCGCCGTGCTATTCGCCGGACGGATCGCGCATCTGCTTTGAATCTGATCGCGGTGGCAAGCAGCAGATCTACGTGATGTCCGCCGGCGGCGGACCCGCGCAGCGCATTTCGTTCGGCGAAGGCAACTACTCGACGCCGGTCTGGTCGCCGCGCAACGATTTCATCGCTTTCACCAAGCAGGGCGGTGGCAGTTTCGCGATCGGCATCATGAAGCCGGACGGCTCCGGCGAGCGCATTCTGACGTCGGGCTTCCATAACGAGGGACCGACGTTTGCGCCGAACGGCCGCGTGTTGATGTTCTTCCGCGATACCGGTGCCGGGCCCGCGCTGTACACCGTCGATGTGACGGGGCGTAACGAGCAGCGGGTGCCGACGCCGAGCTTTGCGTCCGATCCGGCCTGGTCGCCGCTGTTGTCGTAA
- the pal gene encoding peptidoglycan-associated lipoprotein Pal — protein sequence MRILQGVKLAAVVAVALSMAACANKNPLGADGAMASAASPGSQQDFVVNVGDRVFFESDQTDLTPQAIATLDKQAQWLQQYNRYTFTIEGHADERGTREYNIALGARRAQSVRAYLASRGIDPSRMRTISYGKERPVAVCNDISCWSQNRRAVTVLNASS from the coding sequence ATGCGTATCCTCCAGGGTGTGAAGTTGGCTGCGGTGGTGGCCGTGGCCCTGTCGATGGCGGCTTGTGCCAACAAGAATCCGCTTGGCGCCGATGGAGCGATGGCCAGCGCGGCGTCGCCGGGCAGCCAGCAGGATTTCGTTGTCAACGTTGGCGACCGCGTCTTCTTCGAGAGCGATCAGACCGATCTGACGCCGCAGGCGATTGCGACGCTCGACAAGCAGGCGCAGTGGCTGCAGCAGTACAACCGCTACACCTTCACCATCGAAGGCCACGCCGACGAGCGCGGCACCCGCGAGTACAACATTGCGCTCGGCGCCCGCCGTGCGCAGTCGGTGCGTGCCTATCTCGCCTCGCGCGGCATCGATCCGAGCCGCATGCGGACGATCTCCTACGGCAAGGAGCGTCCGGTGGCGGTCTGTAACGACATCTCCTGCTGGTCGCAGAACCGCCGTGCTGTGACGGTGCTCAACGCCAGCTCCTGA
- a CDS encoding fatty acid desaturase family protein, with protein sequence MSEAVVARSAKLGDACVRDIPRLLTKDEIRNLSQIDSVKFSAAALLEYALIAAAVLISETWWNPLIYALAVVVIGSRINGLGGLMHDAAHYRAYTNRSLNDFVGEIVALPTTTSMAGYRNSHFAHHRELNGEKDPDWVRNAELAEFHFPAPPRVVLKHIMQYFSGLKIKTALGGFHQNKETRDIPAAVNRARLFFFASLLVASIAFGFWKLLVLYWIVPLATVFLGIRYIRNVAEHYAVEHEHVLNESRTVIAPFWELWLIAPWGLNYHLEHHLFPGIPCFRLAELHRLLMSREPYPQLAHITRGYFSGLLRDCASTKHDAPVAAETPAPVLATSKS encoded by the coding sequence ATGAGTGAAGCGGTGGTGGCACGCTCGGCGAAGCTTGGCGATGCTTGCGTGCGGGATATTCCGCGCCTGTTAACCAAGGACGAGATCCGCAACCTGTCGCAAATCGACAGCGTGAAGTTTTCGGCAGCCGCCCTGCTGGAATATGCGCTGATCGCCGCCGCCGTGCTGATCAGCGAAACCTGGTGGAATCCCCTGATCTATGCGCTCGCGGTGGTCGTGATCGGCTCGCGCATCAATGGCCTCGGCGGGCTCATGCACGACGCCGCCCATTATCGCGCCTACACCAACCGCTCGCTGAACGACTTCGTCGGCGAGATCGTCGCCCTGCCGACCACCACCTCGATGGCCGGCTACCGGAACAGCCACTTTGCCCACCACCGGGAGCTGAACGGCGAAAAGGACCCGGACTGGGTTCGCAATGCGGAACTGGCCGAGTTCCACTTTCCGGCGCCGCCGCGGGTCGTGCTCAAGCACATCATGCAGTATTTTTCCGGCCTCAAGATCAAGACCGCGCTCGGCGGCTTCCACCAGAACAAGGAAACCCGCGACATTCCCGCGGCGGTGAACCGGGCGCGGCTGTTCTTCTTCGCCTCGCTTCTGGTCGCCTCGATCGCGTTCGGCTTCTGGAAGCTGCTGGTGCTGTACTGGATCGTGCCGCTCGCCACCGTGTTCCTGGGCATCCGCTATATCCGCAACGTCGCCGAACATTATGCGGTGGAGCACGAGCATGTGCTGAACGAGAGCCGCACCGTCATCGCCCCGTTCTGGGAGCTGTGGCTGATCGCGCCGTGGGGCCTCAACTACCATCTGGAGCATCATCTGTTTCCGGGCATTCCATGCTTCCGGCTGGCCGAACTGCACCGTCTCTTGATGTCGCGCGAGCCCTATCCCCAGCTCGCCCATATCACCCGCGGCTATTTCAGCGGCCTGCTGCGCGACTGCGCCTCGACCAAGCACGACGCGCCGGTCGCGGCCGAAACACCGGCCCCGGTGCTGGCGACATCGAAGTCCTGA
- a CDS encoding TonB C-terminal domain-containing protein encodes MRIGKVEIDKSLAASIALHVGVLGWGLVSFSTRSLDATPQDALPVDIISSEQLSQITKGTKTGVKENTKTLVEKVAEAKPIDEPVGKISEKKEIVAASEKPPEPPKPVEKKVEPPKPEKPVEKKPEPKQDPIAEALKKDQAKKPVEKKETKVEPKKEEKPKKERTFDQSKIAALLDKRDPLRQAAAGDVINPNSSFGTASGNAQRLTMSWVGALQARIKQCWNVPAGVRDAENIEIRIYFELRKDGTVAGIPRLLAGPPSASGPAIAESAIRAIQQCQPYSFLPPSEYAGGWDRLDITFSSKDLFR; translated from the coding sequence TTGAGAATCGGCAAGGTCGAAATCGACAAGTCGCTGGCCGCTTCGATCGCCCTGCATGTCGGGGTGCTCGGCTGGGGACTCGTGTCCTTCTCGACCCGCTCGCTCGACGCGACGCCGCAGGATGCGTTGCCGGTCGATATCATTTCGTCCGAGCAGCTGTCGCAGATCACCAAAGGTACCAAGACCGGAGTTAAGGAGAACACCAAGACGCTGGTCGAGAAGGTCGCCGAGGCGAAGCCGATCGACGAGCCGGTCGGCAAGATCTCCGAGAAGAAGGAGATCGTCGCCGCTTCCGAGAAGCCGCCGGAGCCTCCAAAGCCGGTGGAGAAGAAGGTCGAGCCGCCGAAGCCCGAGAAGCCGGTGGAGAAGAAGCCCGAGCCGAAGCAGGACCCGATCGCCGAAGCCTTGAAGAAGGATCAGGCAAAGAAGCCGGTCGAGAAGAAAGAGACCAAGGTCGAGCCGAAGAAAGAAGAGAAGCCAAAGAAGGAGCGCACCTTCGATCAGTCGAAGATCGCAGCGCTGCTCGACAAGCGCGATCCGTTGCGGCAAGCGGCGGCGGGCGACGTCATCAATCCGAACTCGTCGTTCGGCACCGCGTCGGGCAACGCGCAGCGGCTGACGATGAGCTGGGTCGGCGCCCTGCAGGCGCGCATCAAGCAGTGCTGGAACGTGCCGGCCGGTGTGCGCGATGCGGAGAACATCGAAATCCGCATCTACTTCGAACTGCGCAAGGACGGCACGGTGGCCGGCATTCCGCGATTGCTTGCGGGCCCGCCGAGCGCGAGCGGTCCGGCGATCGCCGAAAGCGCGATCCGCGCCATCCAGCAGTGCCAGCCCTATTCATTCCTACCGCCGTCGGAGTATGCCGGCGGCTGGGATCGTCTCGACATCACTTTCAGCTCCAAGGATTTATTCCGGTAA
- a CDS encoding bifunctional diguanylate cyclase/phosphodiesterase yields MAFLKLRQPKDDAQLPPAIYVALVDSLFQNFMASFAGTVCAAIAALLTAWETGAVWLWPCALLIIAVGVMRTYDMRAYETTGKPLTAETAPAWERRYAIGAIAYAGSLGLWCWVALMQSDDAVAHLLCLSVTIGYIAAGAGRNYGRPRIAYLQVVAACGPMVLALLLQSDVYYVSLGLLNALFFIALRNITLDLHKVFVRALVAGETITSIANQFDTALNNMPNGLCMFGADGRLAVINKRFTDMMNMRHDTVALGASARELLSACVDAHAISVESANAIVTGAEAGKTAEIVTADAGLADDRALEWTFQPMDGGGIVMLVEDVTERRNTQAKISRMARFDQLTGLPNRQSFRDEIAAYLGSENGEALAALLFVDLDQFKQVNDTLGHPCGDRLLCEVADRLRELLGPNDYVARFGGDEFVVFLRNIEAEESASGLARRIVDRLSERYEIDHHQIEIGASIGIAMASAGVSADNLLKNADMALYRAKADGRGMFCFFREEMASALEARRTLEIDLRQALANEEFELYYQPLVNLKTGRISTCEALLRWRHPVRGVVSPADIIPVAEEMGLIVDLGRWILRKACMECMTWPEQVRVAVNLSPLQFQQRNLLDDIRYALQVSGLPARRLEIEITESSLLRNTQRTRDTLEGMRREGIDISLDDFGTGYSSLSYLHSFPLQKVKIDRSFLEGIREDKPLTLLRGVARLSTDLGMAVAVEGIETNEQLEIVAADGTVTEVQGYLFGRPVAASQIRQLLVASHARRPEDLDDLARAKRSIG; encoded by the coding sequence ATGGCTTTCCTGAAACTTCGACAGCCGAAGGACGACGCGCAGCTGCCGCCCGCGATTTACGTGGCGCTGGTCGACTCGCTGTTCCAGAACTTCATGGCCTCGTTCGCGGGTACGGTGTGCGCTGCCATCGCCGCGCTGCTGACGGCCTGGGAAACCGGCGCGGTCTGGCTCTGGCCCTGTGCGCTGCTGATCATCGCCGTGGGCGTCATGCGCACCTACGACATGCGCGCCTACGAGACGACCGGAAAGCCGCTGACGGCGGAGACCGCTCCGGCCTGGGAGCGCCGCTACGCGATCGGCGCGATCGCCTACGCCGGTTCGCTCGGACTGTGGTGCTGGGTCGCGCTGATGCAAAGCGACGATGCCGTCGCCCATCTGCTCTGCCTCTCGGTGACCATCGGCTACATCGCCGCAGGTGCCGGTCGAAACTATGGACGGCCGCGCATCGCCTATCTCCAGGTGGTCGCAGCCTGCGGGCCGATGGTGCTGGCGCTGCTGCTGCAGAGCGACGTCTATTATGTCTCGCTGGGATTGCTGAATGCCCTGTTCTTCATCGCGCTGAGGAACATCACGCTTGATCTGCACAAGGTGTTCGTGCGGGCGCTGGTGGCCGGCGAAACCATCACGTCGATCGCCAACCAGTTCGATACCGCGCTCAATAACATGCCGAACGGCCTGTGCATGTTCGGTGCGGATGGCCGGCTCGCCGTCATCAACAAGCGCTTCACCGATATGATGAACATGCGCCACGACACCGTGGCGCTGGGTGCGAGCGCGCGTGAGCTGCTGTCGGCCTGCGTCGATGCGCATGCGATCTCGGTGGAGAGTGCCAACGCCATCGTCACCGGCGCTGAAGCCGGCAAGACGGCCGAGATCGTCACGGCCGATGCCGGGCTCGCCGACGACCGGGCGCTGGAGTGGACGTTCCAGCCGATGGATGGCGGCGGCATCGTCATGCTGGTCGAGGATGTCACCGAACGGCGCAACACCCAGGCCAAGATCAGCCGCATGGCGCGGTTCGACCAGCTCACCGGGTTGCCGAACCGCCAGTCGTTCCGCGACGAGATCGCCGCATATCTCGGCAGCGAGAATGGCGAAGCATTGGCGGCGCTGTTGTTCGTGGATCTGGATCAGTTCAAGCAGGTCAACGATACGCTCGGCCATCCGTGTGGCGACCGACTTCTGTGCGAGGTTGCCGATCGTCTGCGCGAACTGCTCGGCCCGAACGACTACGTGGCTCGTTTCGGCGGCGATGAGTTCGTGGTGTTCCTCCGCAACATCGAGGCGGAAGAGAGCGCCTCGGGGCTCGCCCGCAGGATCGTCGACCGCCTGAGCGAACGCTACGAGATCGACCATCATCAGATCGAGATCGGCGCCAGCATCGGCATCGCCATGGCTTCCGCCGGTGTGAGTGCCGACAATCTGCTGAAGAATGCCGATATGGCGCTCTACCGTGCCAAGGCGGACGGCCGTGGCATGTTCTGCTTCTTCCGCGAAGAGATGGCGTCCGCGCTGGAGGCGCGCCGTACGCTGGAGATCGATCTGCGGCAGGCGCTCGCCAACGAAGAATTCGAGCTCTACTACCAGCCGCTCGTCAATCTGAAGACCGGGCGGATTTCGACCTGCGAAGCCTTGCTGCGCTGGCGGCATCCGGTGCGCGGCGTGGTGTCGCCGGCCGACATCATTCCGGTCGCCGAGGAGATGGGCCTGATCGTCGATCTCGGTCGCTGGATCCTGCGGAAGGCCTGCATGGAGTGCATGACGTGGCCGGAGCAGGTGCGCGTCGCCGTCAACCTGTCGCCGCTGCAATTCCAACAGCGCAACCTGCTCGACGACATCCGCTATGCGTTGCAGGTGTCGGGGCTGCCGGCACGGCGGCTCGAAATCGAGATCACCGAATCGTCGCTGTTGCGCAACACGCAACGCACCCGCGACACGCTCGAGGGCATGCGCAGGGAAGGCATCGACATTTCGCTGGACGACTTCGGCACCGGTTATTCGAGCCTGAGTTACCTGCACAGCTTCCCGCTGCAAAAGGTGAAGATCGATCGCTCGTTCCTGGAAGGCATTCGCGAGGACAAGCCGCTGACGCTGTTGCGCGGCGTGGCCCGGCTGTCCACCGATCTCGGCATGGCGGTGGCGGTCGAGGGGATCGAGACCAACGAGCAATTGGAAATCGTCGCCGCCGACGGCACCGTGACCGAGGTGCAGGGCTATCTGTTCGGACGCCCGGTGGCGGCGAGCCAGATCCGGCAGCTGCTCGTAGCCTCGCACGCGCGCCGTCCGGAGGACCTGGACGATCTCGCTCGCGCCAAGCGCTCGATTGGGTAA
- a CDS encoding MFS transporter: MSTITADGAADHAATSNGEAGPLEQQHLQNANYRAVAESGEKLTPTHWHIATANALGWGFDGMDGVIFALISPMVIKEFALSVPEYRWSLQFALLFSILGLYFWPWLADRLGRRTLLAVNIALFSLLMPVVALSPTFAVFVIARCIVSFALAGEWALGSMLVAETWPAKFRGRVISVTRSTWALGASLAGAITFTFATDWGWRAAVVVPGIIALLAIYVRATCPESPYWVRAQDRKRRIAQTLESGGRVSDEDSQWFNKAKAVGIRQVFMPDVLPATLVALFIACSSTAIFGTVGGWMPLYLATEKHWSTAEYSLFYLFWGISGFFGLCLAGWLADKIGRRVAFVVTLLEGAIFMTLWVYTENHLLLWVFGLAWSFGFLGFWGPSTTLTAEVFPTRIRGAANGVVWAIAYFVGFVLFPFVTVALQQATGSFALSFLCIPVLMVAMAIGVMFMVPEHAGKDLDEIIT, encoded by the coding sequence ATGAGCACCATCACCGCGGATGGCGCGGCTGACCATGCGGCCACGTCAAACGGCGAAGCCGGACCGCTCGAACAACAGCACCTGCAGAACGCGAACTACCGCGCCGTCGCCGAAAGCGGCGAGAAGCTGACGCCGACGCATTGGCATATCGCCACCGCCAACGCCCTGGGCTGGGGCTTCGACGGGATGGACGGCGTGATCTTCGCGCTGATTTCGCCGATGGTGATCAAGGAATTCGCGTTGTCGGTACCGGAGTATCGATGGAGCCTGCAGTTCGCGCTGCTGTTCAGCATCCTTGGGCTCTACTTCTGGCCATGGCTCGCCGACCGGCTCGGTCGCCGCACGCTGCTTGCGGTCAACATCGCACTGTTCTCGCTGTTGATGCCGGTGGTGGCGCTGTCCCCGACCTTCGCTGTGTTCGTCATCGCCCGCTGTATCGTGTCGTTCGCACTCGCCGGCGAGTGGGCGCTGGGGTCGATGCTGGTCGCCGAAACCTGGCCGGCGAAATTCCGCGGCCGCGTCATCAGCGTCACGCGTTCGACATGGGCGCTCGGCGCCTCGCTGGCCGGCGCCATCACCTTCACCTTCGCCACCGATTGGGGCTGGCGCGCTGCCGTGGTCGTGCCCGGCATCATCGCCTTGCTGGCGATCTATGTCCGCGCCACCTGTCCCGAATCGCCGTACTGGGTCCGCGCGCAGGATCGCAAGCGCCGCATCGCCCAGACGCTGGAAAGCGGCGGCCGGGTCAGCGACGAGGACAGCCAGTGGTTCAACAAGGCGAAGGCGGTCGGCATTCGCCAGGTGTTCATGCCCGACGTGCTGCCGGCCACGCTGGTCGCGCTGTTCATCGCCTGCTCGTCGACAGCGATCTTCGGCACCGTCGGCGGCTGGATGCCGCTTTATCTCGCCACCGAGAAACACTGGAGCACGGCCGAATACAGCCTGTTCTATCTGTTCTGGGGCATTTCCGGCTTCTTCGGCCTATGTCTCGCGGGCTGGCTCGCCGACAAGATCGGCCGCCGCGTCGCCTTCGTCGTCACGCTGCTCGAGGGGGCGATCTTCATGACGCTGTGGGTCTACACCGAGAACCATCTCCTGCTCTGGGTGTTCGGGCTTGCCTGGAGCTTCGGCTTCCTTGGCTTCTGGGGTCCGAGCACGACGCTGACGGCCGAGGTGTTTCCGACTCGCATCCGCGGCGCCGCCAACGGCGTCGTCTGGGCCATCGCCTACTTCGTCGGTTTCGTCCTGTTCCCGTTCGTGACGGTGGCCCTGCAGCAGGCAACGGGCTCGTTCGCACTGTCGTTCCTGTGCATCCCGGTGCTGATGGTGGCGATGGCGATCGGCGTGATGTTCATGGTGCCCGAACACGCCGGCAAGGATCTCGACGAGATCATCACCTGA
- the tolR gene encoding protein TolR gives MGMSAAGASGGGGRRRGRRRAAVMAEINVTPMVDVMLVLLIIFMVAAPLLTVGVPIDLPQTQAKTLDIDKEPLTLSVKVDGKVFLNETEIQIDDLVAKLKAITEARGGMDERIFVRGDRSANYGEVMKVMGRLSAAGFKRVALVTEVEQGT, from the coding sequence ATGGGGATGAGTGCAGCCGGAGCTTCCGGCGGGGGCGGACGCCGCCGCGGTCGTCGTCGCGCCGCAGTGATGGCGGAAATCAACGTCACGCCGATGGTGGACGTGATGTTGGTGCTGTTGATCATCTTCATGGTCGCAGCGCCGCTGCTGACCGTGGGCGTGCCGATCGATCTGCCGCAGACCCAGGCCAAGACGCTGGACATCGACAAGGAGCCGCTGACGCTGTCGGTGAAGGTCGATGGCAAGGTCTTCCTCAATGAAACCGAGATCCAGATTGACGATCTGGTCGCCAAGCTGAAGGCGATCACCGAGGCGCGCGGCGGCATGGACGAGCGCATCTTCGTGCGCGGCGATCGCAGCGCGAACTACGGCGAGGTGATGAAGGTGATGGGCCGTCTGTCTGCCGCGGGCTTCAAACGCGTCGCGCTGGTGACGGAAGTGGAGCAGGGGACTTAA